The Planktothrix serta PCC 8927 genome includes a region encoding these proteins:
- a CDS encoding Uma2 family endonuclease: MTLTTQRFTLEEYLNYDDGTDSLYELVNGELVSMALGTGQHGELIDFLNTQFRTEIARIGRDWVSKQMVIGVQSPRGDRWDTVRIPDVVIIPKEQWRNLQNREAVIRLNEAPPLLVVEVVSTSTKSVDYRAKRAEYSVLNIPEYWIVDPLQSKITIFTLSEGWYDEVVFIESDRLISPTFAELNLTVNQIFSSEI, from the coding sequence ATGACTCTCACAACCCAACGCTTTACCCTAGAAGAGTATCTTAACTACGATGACGGCACAGATAGTCTTTATGAATTAGTCAACGGAGAATTGGTTTCTATGGCTTTAGGAACCGGACAACATGGTGAACTGATCGATTTTCTAAATACTCAATTTCGCACTGAGATTGCTAGAATAGGACGAGATTGGGTATCTAAACAAATGGTGATCGGTGTTCAATCTCCTCGTGGCGATCGCTGGGATACTGTTCGTATTCCTGATGTTGTAATTATTCCTAAAGAACAGTGGCGGAATTTGCAAAACCGCGAGGCTGTTATTCGTTTAAATGAAGCACCCCCGCTTTTAGTCGTAGAAGTTGTTAGCACTTCAACAAAAAGTGTTGACTATCGGGCTAAACGGGCTGAATATTCTGTTTTAAATATTCCTGAATATTGGATCGTTGATCCATTACAATCTAAAATTACTATTTTTACGCTATCTGAAGGCTGGTATGACGAAGTAGTTTTTATAGAAAGCGATCGCCTCATTTCTCCGACTTTTGCTGAACTAAATCTAACCGTTAATCAAATTTTTTCCAGTGAAATTTAA
- a CDS encoding DHH family phosphoesterase encodes MAEKYRLVTRSDFDGLVCAVLLRDLDMIGEIKFVHPKDMQDGKIEITNQDITTNLPYVQGVHLAFDHHLSETLRNPSVKSNYIIDPKAPSAARVLYNYYGGKAKFPTISEEMMEAVDKGDSAQFNQEEVLNPEGWVLLNFLMDARTGLGRFRDFRISNYQLMMELISYCKNHPISDILQLPDVKERVEIYFEHEENFKNQIKRCSQVHGNLVILDLRPEEVIYAGNRFMIYALFPDCNISIHVLWGVKQQNTVFAVGKSIFNKTSKTNIGELMLKYGGGGHENAGTCQIENDQASQILQELITQINQDG; translated from the coding sequence ATGGCTGAAAAATATAGACTGGTGACTCGCAGCGATTTCGATGGTTTAGTCTGTGCGGTTCTTTTAAGAGATTTAGATATGATTGGTGAAATTAAATTTGTGCATCCTAAAGATATGCAGGATGGCAAAATAGAAATTACAAATCAGGATATTACTACTAATTTACCTTATGTTCAAGGGGTGCATTTGGCGTTTGATCACCATTTAAGTGAAACCCTTCGCAACCCCTCAGTTAAGAGCAATTATATTATTGATCCGAAAGCACCTTCTGCGGCTAGGGTTTTATACAATTATTATGGGGGAAAAGCTAAATTTCCGACGATTTCTGAGGAAATGATGGAGGCAGTTGATAAAGGAGATTCTGCCCAATTTAATCAAGAAGAAGTCTTAAATCCTGAAGGCTGGGTTTTATTGAATTTTCTCATGGATGCTCGGACAGGGTTAGGACGGTTTCGAGATTTTCGGATTTCTAATTATCAACTGATGATGGAGTTAATTAGTTATTGTAAGAATCATCCAATTTCTGATATTTTACAACTTCCTGATGTTAAAGAACGGGTAGAAATTTATTTTGAACATGAGGAGAATTTTAAGAATCAAATTAAACGCTGTTCTCAAGTTCATGGAAATTTAGTCATATTAGATTTACGGCCAGAAGAAGTTATTTATGCGGGAAATCGGTTTATGATTTATGCTTTATTCCCCGACTGCAATATTTCTATTCATGTTTTATGGGGCGTTAAACAACAAAATACGGTGTTTGCGGTGGGTAAATCAATTTTTAACAAAACGTCCAAAACGAATATTGGAGAGTTGATGTTAAAGTATGGCGGCGGCGGTCATGAAAATGCTGGAACTTGTCAAATTGAAAATGATCAAGCTTCTCAAATCTTACAGGAATTAATCACGCAAATTAATCAAGATGGTTAA
- the treY gene encoding malto-oligosyltrehalose synthase, which yields MRIPLATYRIQFNSDFNFNQVKEIIDYLLELGISDLYASPIFRARSGSTHGYDVVDQNQLNPELGTQEDFDQLIEKIKQNGMGWLQDIVPNHMAYDSQNKYLTDIFEYGSDSDYLDFFDIDWEHPHTGFKGRVLAPLLGDFYGNCLENGQLTISYDEEGLFVNYYSLKFPLKIESYTYLISPRLKELEDRLGRRHPNVIKLLGLLYVLKNITNEESSQDRRSQAIFAKGLLWELYQENSDIQKFIDENIEYLNGKTGDSESFNFLDQLLSEQFFRLSYWKVGAEELNYRRFFTVNELISVKVEDEKVFNKTHDLIFKFVRSGKFTGLRIDHIDGLYNPLQYLHCLREKAGNIYLTVEKILELEEELPTNWPIEGTSGYEFLIYLNSLFCDRKNEDRFSQIYRDATGLTASYKQLLIDKKRLIANRNLAGDADNLAQLLKRIAGQYRYGRDLTLHGLQTAILEVLVRFPVYRTYINEGQVSEEDRYYVQFAIQEAKGQHPELINELNVIEKFLLLEYDHYLSDENKQLWLHFVRKFQQFSGPLTAKGVEDTLFYVYNRFVSLNEVGGAPDQFGIIGDTFHQFNKKRGKSWPHTMNTTSTHDTKRSEDLRARLNVVSEIPDEWEAQVRTWMALNRDQKIETEGRIIPDGNDEYFLYQNLIGSYPFYEAEYPEFVERVKQFAIKAVREAKVHTAWLRPDSVYEEGFLAFIDKILNPSENNQFLQEFKTFQQKIAFYGMFNSLSQTLIKITSPGLPDFYQGTELWDLSLVDPDNRRPVDYEKRINFLEEIKSYSQDNMLSFIEELKTTPEDGRMKLFLIFQGLAVRKQYLEVYQQGTYIPLEITGDYSEHILAFGRTYGQTITITIVPRFLTNLVEPTQFPLGEKIWKDTAIEIPEDWETDWKDTITNQSIKGSYSLKIGDILTVFPVALLVSSSSEL from the coding sequence ATGCGAATTCCTCTAGCTACCTATCGGATTCAGTTTAATAGCGATTTCAATTTTAATCAGGTTAAAGAGATCATTGATTACTTACTGGAATTAGGCATTTCCGATCTTTATGCGTCTCCAATTTTTAGAGCTAGAAGCGGAAGCACTCATGGTTATGATGTTGTTGATCAAAATCAATTAAATCCTGAACTGGGAACCCAGGAAGACTTTGATCAATTAATAGAAAAAATTAAACAGAATGGGATGGGATGGTTACAGGATATTGTTCCGAACCACATGGCCTATGATAGCCAAAATAAATATTTAACGGATATCTTTGAATATGGTTCTGATTCCGACTATTTAGATTTTTTTGATATTGATTGGGAACATCCCCATACAGGATTTAAAGGTCGTGTTTTAGCACCCTTATTGGGAGACTTTTATGGCAATTGTTTAGAAAATGGACAGTTAACCATTTCTTACGATGAAGAAGGTTTGTTTGTTAATTATTATAGCCTTAAATTCCCTTTAAAAATTGAATCCTACACTTATTTAATCAGTCCTCGGTTGAAAGAATTAGAAGATCGATTAGGACGAAGACACCCGAATGTTATTAAACTGTTAGGGTTGCTTTATGTGCTCAAAAATATTACCAATGAAGAATCGAGTCAAGATCGGCGATCGCAAGCGATATTCGCAAAAGGATTACTTTGGGAACTGTATCAAGAAAATAGCGATATCCAGAAATTCATTGATGAAAATATTGAATATTTGAATGGAAAAACGGGCGATTCTGAAAGTTTTAACTTCTTAGATCAACTCCTCTCGGAGCAATTTTTCCGGTTATCCTATTGGAAAGTTGGTGCAGAAGAATTAAACTATCGGCGCTTTTTTACCGTCAATGAACTGATTAGTGTTAAAGTAGAAGATGAAAAGGTTTTTAATAAAACCCATGATTTGATTTTTAAATTCGTCAGATCCGGTAAATTTACCGGATTAAGAATTGATCATATTGATGGACTGTATAATCCTCTGCAATATTTACACTGTCTCCGAGAAAAAGCTGGAAATATATATCTAACTGTGGAGAAAATTTTAGAACTTGAGGAAGAATTACCCACTAATTGGCCAATAGAAGGAACTTCAGGTTATGAATTTTTAATTTATTTGAATAGTTTGTTTTGCGATCGCAAAAATGAAGACCGTTTTAGCCAAATTTATCGAGATGCAACGGGATTAACTGCCTCCTATAAACAATTATTAATTGATAAAAAACGCTTAATTGCTAATCGCAACTTAGCGGGAGATGCTGATAATTTAGCACAATTGCTTAAGCGCATTGCAGGTCAATATCGTTATGGACGAGACTTAACATTACATGGGTTACAAACGGCAATTTTAGAAGTATTAGTGCGCTTTCCTGTCTATCGAACTTATATTAATGAAGGACAAGTCAGCGAAGAAGATCGGTATTATGTTCAGTTTGCCATTCAAGAAGCGAAAGGACAACATCCTGAACTGATTAACGAACTGAATGTAATTGAAAAGTTTTTATTATTAGAATATGATCACTATTTAAGCGATGAAAATAAACAATTGTGGCTGCATTTTGTTAGGAAGTTTCAACAATTTTCCGGGCCATTAACAGCAAAAGGGGTAGAAGATACGCTGTTTTATGTGTATAACCGTTTTGTTTCTTTAAATGAAGTCGGCGGCGCACCTGATCAATTTGGAATTATTGGCGATACCTTCCATCAATTTAATAAAAAACGGGGAAAAAGTTGGCCCCATACAATGAATACAACCTCAACCCATGATACCAAACGCAGTGAAGATTTACGCGCTCGACTAAACGTTGTTTCTGAAATTCCTGATGAATGGGAAGCACAAGTCAGAACTTGGATGGCGTTAAATCGTGATCAGAAAATAGAAACCGAAGGCCGAATTATTCCTGATGGGAATGACGAGTATTTTTTGTATCAAAATTTAATCGGTTCTTATCCCTTTTATGAAGCAGAATATCCTGAATTTGTAGAACGGGTGAAACAGTTTGCAATTAAAGCTGTTCGAGAAGCGAAAGTTCATACCGCCTGGTTGCGTCCTGACTCCGTTTATGAAGAAGGTTTCTTAGCTTTTATTGACAAAATTTTAAACCCTTCTGAGAATAATCAGTTTTTACAAGAGTTCAAAACTTTTCAACAAAAAATAGCCTTTTATGGGATGTTTAATTCCCTATCCCAAACCTTAATTAAAATCACTAGCCCTGGTTTACCCGATTTTTATCAAGGAACAGAACTCTGGGATTTAAGTTTAGTTGATCCTGATAATCGTCGTCCGGTTGATTATGAAAAACGGATAAATTTTTTAGAGGAGATTAAATCCTATTCTCAGGATAATATGTTGTCTTTCATTGAGGAGTTAAAAACCACCCCTGAAGATGGACGGATGAAGTTATTTTTAATTTTCCAAGGGTTAGCAGTTCGCAAGCAATATCTGGAAGTTTATCAACAAGGAACTTACATTCCCCTAGAGATAACCGGAGACTATTCCGAACATATTTTAGCCTTTGGTCGAACCTATGGTCAGACAATTACAATTACCATTGTTCCTCGATTTTTAACGAATTTAGTCGAACCGACACAGTTTCCCTTGGGTGAAAAGATTTGGAAAGACACAGCTATTGAAATCCCCGAAGATTGGGAAACTGATTGGAAAGATACTATCACAAACCAATCGATTAAAGGTAGCTATTCCTTAAAAATTGGCGATATTTTAACCGTATTTCCAGTGGCTTTATTAGTGAGTTCCTCGTCAGAATTATAG
- a CDS encoding DUF3370 domain-containing protein: MFPFIPAFFLAEVITIPPPTSGKRYITQTQEIRPLPGQLNETPVFNSNSPEVVKGEGILLSTFPQAAKKFPNAHLNLPISGQFDFFSHHISRPINKQQTLYQGVLIYNPSSRPVSLNILQGMSYVTSPDAPFVELPPMVEDPQGRVFSGPGSRLMGDILRGRHQRTFPEQIIIPPQQTQMLFSLPIPTASARSTFLRLQSNGPVHLANLVRFATPASVPSLPNIFGFPLSSVSRQQMPILGQWQNFLNTGKLAEPRDVIPTLGENAYQGEKVYGRVAGVSVGSEWTGTVVDRPGMNYLTIPYRGYAFSYPLSTVSTATLGTQQIQSAPLLARYPDTATRANGNYGVQYRLTLPLYNSTRQSQRVSLSIQTPFKQNVASNRLTFIEPPQGQVFFRGTVRFTYTDDFGQTQQRYFHLVQRQGQQGESLITLTLPPGESRSVGVEFIYPPDATPPQVLTVKTLESGGN, translated from the coding sequence ATGTTTCCTTTTATTCCTGCGTTTTTTTTGGCTGAAGTGATTACGATTCCACCCCCAACCTCTGGGAAACGATATATTACCCAAACGCAGGAAATTCGGCCGTTACCGGGACAGTTGAATGAAACTCCGGTTTTTAATAGTAATAGTCCTGAAGTCGTGAAGGGAGAAGGAATATTATTATCGACTTTTCCCCAAGCCGCGAAAAAATTTCCTAATGCCCATCTTAATCTTCCCATAAGCGGACAGTTTGACTTTTTTTCCCATCATATTTCTCGTCCGATTAATAAGCAACAAACCTTATATCAAGGGGTGTTAATTTATAATCCTAGTTCTCGACCCGTTAGTTTAAATATTCTGCAAGGAATGAGTTATGTCACCTCACCAGACGCGCCGTTTGTGGAATTACCGCCAATGGTGGAAGACCCCCAAGGTCGGGTATTTTCGGGGCCGGGGTCACGGTTGATGGGGGATATTTTACGGGGACGCCATCAACGCACCTTTCCCGAACAAATCATCATTCCGCCCCAACAAACCCAGATGTTGTTTAGTTTACCGATTCCAACGGCGAGTGCGCGTTCAACCTTCCTACGGTTACAAAGCAATGGCCCCGTACATCTGGCGAATTTAGTTCGATTTGCGACGCCTGCGAGTGTTCCCTCCCTTCCCAATATCTTCGGTTTCCCCCTATCCTCCGTTTCTAGGCAACAAATGCCGATATTAGGACAATGGCAAAATTTCTTAAATACGGGCAAACTGGCAGAACCTAGAGATGTTATCCCAACTTTAGGGGAAAATGCTTATCAGGGAGAAAAAGTCTATGGCCGTGTAGCCGGGGTGTCGGTGGGTTCCGAATGGACGGGGACAGTGGTAGACCGTCCAGGGATGAATTATTTAACGATTCCCTATCGGGGGTATGCTTTTTCCTATCCCTTGAGTACCGTTTCAACCGCTACTTTGGGGACTCAGCAAATTCAAAGTGCGCCGTTGTTAGCCCGCTATCCCGATACCGCAACTCGTGCGAATGGAAATTATGGCGTACAATATCGTCTGACCCTACCGTTATACAACTCCACCCGTCAATCCCAAAGGGTGAGTTTATCAATTCAAACCCCATTTAAACAAAATGTGGCTTCTAATCGATTAACCTTTATTGAACCTCCTCAAGGACAGGTGTTTTTTCGAGGAACAGTTCGGTTTACATACACCGATGATTTTGGGCAAACTCAACAGCGTTATTTTCACTTAGTCCAACGTCAAGGACAGCAGGGGGAATCATTAATTACTTTAACTTTACCCCCAGGAGAATCTCGTTCTGTGGGAGTGGAGTTTATTTATCCCCCCGATGCGACTCCTCCCCAAGTATTAACGGTGAAAACTTTGGAGTCTGGTGGAAACTAA
- a CDS encoding GUN4 domain-containing protein, whose amino-acid sequence MVSNQILNXKRGELDQETVKESDPPQPPLKSRELDHPETVKNQSPEEQKAGIYPRNQQQTSKTSGLSLKVPDASSLREPLILARAFKPLMRRVASDQELVLDEIATVATAQKIGDKVLCFPVFKPTLEPWLDLELVIDESISMQIWRQTIKELEKLLKNYGIFRDVRVWGLMTDDNKQIQIRRGIGASSKNQSPRSPKELIDPSGRRLVLVVSDCVSSLWRSGKVTPVLEMWAKQGLMAILQMLPKWMWKRTALGWATEVWLRALSPGVFNQNLIAQEVYLSWDEVDEERVVKVPVFTLEPERAEIWAQMLAGKGSIWSSGYQFKLENANRKESGLFNFTGDLSAENRVQGFRVTASPMARKLAGLLASAPVITLPIVRLIQETFLKDSLQVNVAEVFLGGLLKPLSEINPETNPDYVQYGFMEGVRELLLDSVPSDYVLTVIDKVSNYVAKKLGFSLEDFAAVLKKEQPVINSNIVEEVGYFATVTAQVLRRLGGEYAKVAEELECGNKQTLNFLWQEGNTNIYSFCTDEPWTLPFDALVIPTLLKIPSNTDFTESYNDFLAFKNFLGEEGFSHLYIAINRAKDENKQSLISPESPLIVSLPSKIKSQFPQIDVAQSNPYFILTTLESIESLEPTVTDAFKATQSIISKIAEQGITRLVIPLVGTGHTHLSINKVVIAMLSAITESLNKLSSNSIKEIIFVDKSESTIEIIDQVAQSLFAQKNIDDIQLLSAQGIDYTQLRDFLETKQWRLADYETAMLILKSTGQETRGWLEVKDFEKLLPTDLKTIDKLWVKYSHGRFGFSVQRKIWQNLGCNNTKDVKKLQNFGKKVGVYLNGSWLLREQLNYTRNAPIGHLPALGAWIGGIEQNCVKVLGFGFEGCGYVWTVSAISQKLSSVSQTDEISKSSNNNEVPENSLLTVVNKLLSNQFNNQNSLKEHINDNNIIAMLGNRASGKTTFLVALAYWSERHYDVPFQVVPCNEDGEDLFDMAENILMQGGSLSPTLPTRIYESPVYQFRIALKPSFLVQPIAALQSKNIEIDIRCIDYAGELFENLKGNRSDLQENVEFIDDCATASKLFFLIDGKTRDDIGYRNAFIKLSDEIANRLDDRNKLKQYRIAVVISKCEQPVLWNYRDQVERLMSLKFPHTQKALERWNKSWECKISYFACSSFGVIGNPPRPNCKDIHTNKIENLGVIQSPLFWKPFGLLAPIYWLHTGKTDPRLQQ is encoded by the coding sequence GTGGTTTCTAACCAGATTCTTAACTGNAAAAGGGGGGAGTTAGATCAAGAAACAGTAAAAGAGAGTGATCCCCCCCAGCCCCCTTTAAAAAGCAGGGAGTTAGATCATCCAGAAACAGTAAAAAATCAGTCACCAGAGGAACAAAAAGCGGGTATCTACCCCCGAAATCAACAACAAACCTCAAAAACTTCGGGTTTATCTTTAAAGGTTCCTGATGCTTCTTCTCTGCGGGAGCCGTTAATATTAGCACGGGCATTTAAACCTTTAATGCGTCGGGTTGCTTCGGATCAAGAATTAGTTTTAGATGAAATTGCTACTGTTGCTACTGCTCAAAAAATAGGCGATAAAGTGCTGTGCTTTCCTGTTTTTAAACCGACATTAGAACCTTGGTTAGATTTAGAATTAGTCATTGATGAATCTATTTCTATGCAGATTTGGAGACAGACAATTAAAGAGTTAGAAAAACTGTTAAAAAATTATGGGATTTTTCGAGATGTCCGAGTTTGGGGATTGATGACTGATGACAATAAACAAATACAAATTCGTCGGGGTATTGGTGCAAGTTCTAAGAATCAATCTCCCCGGAGTCCGAAAGAATTAATAGACCCCAGTGGGAGGCGTTTAGTATTAGTTGTCAGTGATTGTGTATCATCTTTATGGCGCAGTGGAAAGGTTACGCCTGTATTAGAAATGTGGGCAAAACAAGGGTTAATGGCAATACTCCAAATGTTGCCTAAATGGATGTGGAAAAGAACCGCTTTAGGCTGGGCGACTGAAGTGTGGTTACGCGCATTAAGTCCAGGGGTATTTAATCAGAATTTAATCGCCCAGGAAGTGTATTTATCATGGGATGAAGTGGATGAGGAAAGGGTGGTTAAAGTTCCGGTTTTTACTTTGGAACCTGAACGGGCAGAAATTTGGGCACAAATGTTAGCAGGAAAGGGGAGTATTTGGTCATCGGGATATCAGTTTAAGTTAGAGAATGCTAATAGAAAAGAAAGTGGATTATTTAATTTTACGGGTGATTTGAGTGCAGAAAATCGCGTGCAAGGGTTTCGGGTGACGGCTTCACCAATGGCGCGAAAATTAGCAGGATTATTAGCGTCTGCACCTGTGATTACTTTACCGATTGTACGATTAATTCAGGAAACTTTCTTAAAAGATTCTCTACAAGTTAATGTGGCTGAGGTATTTTTAGGGGGATTATTAAAGCCGTTATCTGAAATTAATCCAGAAACGAATCCTGATTATGTTCAATATGGGTTTATGGAGGGAGTACGGGAGTTATTGCTAGATTCTGTTCCTTCTGATTATGTGTTGACTGTAATTGATAAGGTATCGAACTATGTAGCGAAAAAACTGGGTTTTTCGTTGGAAGATTTTGCTGCTGTTTTGAAGAAAGAGCAACCTGTTATCAATAGTAATATTGTTGAGGAAGTTGGATATTTTGCAACGGTTACGGCTCAGGTTTTGAGACGTTTGGGTGGGGAGTATGCAAAGGTTGCGGAGGAGTTAGAGTGTGGTAATAAACAAACTCTTAATTTTCTATGGCAAGAAGGTAATACAAATATTTATAGTTTTTGTACAGATGAACCTTGGACTTTACCATTTGATGCTTTGGTGATTCCAACTCTGTTAAAAATACCTTCAAACACTGATTTTACAGAGTCTTATAATGATTTTTTGGCTTTTAAAAATTTTTTAGGCGAAGAAGGTTTTAGTCATCTCTATATTGCAATTAATCGGGCTAAAGATGAAAATAAACAATCTCTAATTAGTCCTGAATCACCTTTGATTGTTTCTTTACCCTCGAAAATTAAATCTCAGTTTCCTCAAATAGATGTTGCTCAATCTAATCCCTATTTTATTTTAACTACTTTAGAATCTATAGAATCTTTGGAGCCTACTGTTACTGATGCTTTTAAAGCTACTCAATCAATAATTTCAAAAATAGCAGAGCAAGGAATTACTCGTTTAGTTATTCCCTTAGTAGGAACAGGACATACTCATTTATCGATCAATAAAGTGGTTATTGCAATGTTATCAGCAATTACTGAATCCTTAAATAAGTTATCATCTAATTCTATTAAAGAAATTATTTTTGTAGATAAAAGCGAAAGCACTATTGAAATTATTGATCAAGTTGCTCAGAGTTTATTTGCTCAGAAAAATATAGATGACATTCAGCTACTTTCAGCCCAAGGAATTGACTACACTCAATTACGGGATTTTCTAGAAACAAAACAATGGAGACTGGCAGATTATGAAACAGCAATGCTAATACTTAAATCTACAGGACAAGAAACAAGAGGTTGGTTAGAAGTAAAAGATTTTGAAAAATTACTCCCTACCGACTTAAAAACTATAGATAAGCTTTGGGTAAAATATAGTCATGGTCGTTTTGGTTTTAGTGTCCAAAGAAAGATCTGGCAAAATCTGGGTTGTAATAATACAAAAGATGTAAAAAAGTTGCAAAACTTTGGAAAAAAAGTAGGTGTATATCTTAATGGTTCTTGGTTATTAAGAGAACAATTAAACTATACCAGGAATGCCCCTATTGGACATTTACCAGCTTTAGGAGCATGGATAGGTGGGATAGAACAGAATTGCGTTAAAGTTTTAGGATTTGGTTTTGAAGGTTGCGGTTATGTTTGGACTGTTTCAGCTATTTCCCAGAAACTTTCAAGCGTTTCACAAACAGATGAAATTAGCAAATCAAGTAATAATAATGAAGTGCCAGAGAATAGTTTATTGACAGTAGTTAATAAACTATTAAGCAATCAATTCAATAATCAAAATAGTCTAAAAGAGCATATAAATGATAATAATATTATCGCAATGCTTGGAAATAGAGCATCTGGAAAAACTACTTTTCTAGTCGCACTAGCCTATTGGTCAGAGAGACATTATGATGTTCCTTTTCAAGTTGTCCCTTGTAATGAAGACGGTGAAGATTTATTTGATATGGCAGAAAACATATTAATGCAGGGAGGATCGTTATCGCCAACCTTACCAACTAGAATTTACGAATCACCAGTTTATCAGTTTCGCATTGCTCTAAAACCTAGTTTTTTAGTACAGCCAATTGCGGCACTTCAAAGTAAAAATATCGAGATAGACATTCGTTGTATAGATTATGCAGGAGAGTTATTTGAGAACTTAAAAGGTAATCGCTCTGATCTACAGGAAAATGTCGAATTTATTGATGATTGTGCAACTGCATCAAAACTCTTCTTTTTAATTGATGGTAAGACTAGAGATGATATAGGTTACAGAAATGCTTTTATAAAGCTTTCCGATGAAATAGCTAATCGTTTAGATGATCGAAATAAATTAAAGCAGTATCGAATAGCTGTTGTAATTTCCAAATGTGAACAACCAGTCTTATGGAATTATCGAGATCAAGTAGAGAGGTTAATGTCTTTAAAATTTCCACACACCCAAAAAGCTTTAGAAAGATGGAATAAATCTTGGGAATGTAAAATTTCATACTTTGCTTGCTCTTCTTTTGGCGTTATCGGAAACCCGCCCAGACCAAATTGCAAGGATATTCATACAAATAAAATAGAAAATTTAGGAGTAATTCAATCTCCATTATTCTGGAAACCATTCGGTTTACTAGCCCCGATTTATTGGTTACATACAGGAAAAACTGATCCTCGATTACAGCAATAG